In Halomonas alkalicola, the following proteins share a genomic window:
- the ftsW gene encoding putative lipid II flippase FtsW, giving the protein MKRAPRFARLSRLRERLSTRDQPFDGWLLIATLSLMLIGWVMVTSASSEVAASLTGNPWYFSIRHGLFLVMALAAAAFVLRIPLGWWKVNGPLLLLVGIALLVLVLLVGREINGSKRWISIPGVPFNLQASEVAKLCLIAYMAGYLERFLPQVRRQWGAFLRPLLILAIIGVLLILEPDYGAVVVMTGCVMGMLLMAGAPWGRFLLLALLVAAGGALLAIAEPYRLARLASFADPWADQFASGYQLTQALIAFGRGSWLGMGLGNSVQKLFYLPEAHTDFVFAVLAEELGLFGAVGVVGLFALLIWRAMAVGRRAELAQLPFAAYLSYGIALVIGAQAFINIAVSSGMLPTKGLTLPLLSYGGSSLLVSAVMMALLLRADIETRQAQRRASPAAPRGNGRREPSLAPSGSASTPLSQRQGVAK; this is encoded by the coding sequence ATGAAGCGCGCGCCCCGGTTCGCCCGGCTCTCCCGGCTCCGCGAGCGGCTCTCCACCCGCGACCAGCCCTTCGACGGCTGGCTGCTGATCGCGACCCTGTCGCTGATGCTGATCGGCTGGGTGATGGTGACCTCGGCGTCATCGGAGGTGGCGGCGAGCCTGACCGGCAATCCCTGGTACTTCAGCATCCGTCACGGCCTCTTCCTGGTGATGGCGCTGGCCGCGGCCGCCTTCGTGCTGCGCATTCCCCTGGGGTGGTGGAAGGTCAACGGTCCGCTGCTGCTGCTGGTGGGCATCGCCCTGCTGGTGCTGGTGCTGCTGGTGGGGCGCGAGATCAACGGCAGCAAGCGCTGGATCTCGATCCCCGGGGTGCCCTTCAACCTGCAGGCCTCCGAGGTCGCCAAGCTCTGCCTGATCGCCTACATGGCTGGCTACCTGGAGCGCTTCCTGCCCCAGGTGCGCCGGCAGTGGGGCGCCTTCCTGCGTCCGCTGCTGATCCTGGCCATCATCGGCGTGCTGCTGATCCTCGAGCCGGACTACGGTGCCGTGGTGGTGATGACCGGCTGCGTGATGGGCATGCTGCTGATGGCCGGGGCCCCCTGGGGGCGCTTCCTGCTGCTGGCGCTGCTGGTCGCGGCCGGCGGGGCCCTGCTCGCCATCGCCGAGCCCTATCGCCTGGCGCGCCTGGCCAGCTTCGCCGACCCCTGGGCGGACCAGTTTGCCAGCGGCTACCAGCTGACCCAGGCGCTGATCGCCTTCGGCCGCGGCAGCTGGCTGGGCATGGGGCTCGGCAACAGCGTCCAGAAGCTCTTCTACCTGCCCGAGGCCCACACCGATTTCGTCTTCGCGGTGCTCGCCGAGGAGCTCGGCCTGTTCGGCGCCGTGGGGGTGGTGGGGCTCTTCGCGCTGCTGATCTGGCGGGCCATGGCGGTGGGCCGCCGTGCCGAGCTGGCCCAGCTGCCCTTCGCCGCCTACCTCAGCTACGGCATCGCCCTGGTGATCGGTGCCCAGGCCTTTATCAATATCGCCGTGAGCAGCGGCATGCTGCCCACCAAGGGACTGACCCTGCCGCTGCTCAGCTACGGTGGGTCGAGCCTGCTGGTCAGCGCGGTGATGATGGCGCTGCTGCTGCGGGCCGACATCGAGACGCGCCAGGCCCAGCGGCGGGCGAGCCCCGCGGCGCCCAGGGGGAATGGGCGCCGGGAGCCCTCCCTGGCACCGTCGGGTTCCGCTTCCACGCCACTCTCTCAACGACAAGGAGTCGCCAAGTGA
- the murD gene encoding UDP-N-acetylmuramoyl-L-alanine--D-glutamate ligase codes for MVKVPTGVTLVVGLGISGRAICRHLERQRVPYMVADTRAVPPGIDDFHAAHPGVAIHCGPLTALDLSEVEEVVVSPGIDPRTPGLDVLDGRLREATGEPLVIGEIALFVRAARAPIAAITGSNAKSTVTTLVGEMAVEAGRRVAVGGNLGTPALDLLADEPDADFYVLELSSFQLETTPRLGAESAAFLNLSEDHLDRHGDMAGYRAAKLGIFRGARHGVVNAEDPNTWPEQRLPFQDSFTTRPPEAGEWGIGRHRDADWLMHGDTPLMPAAEVRLAGRHNQANALAALAMGRRLGLPMEPMCRVLRRFPGLPHRGEVVAEVGGVRWINDSKGTNVGATLAAIAGLGPTLAGRLILLAGGVGKGADFAPLAEPLARHGREAILFGLDAERLARALRGRLPLTEVEDLAAAMARAAEIAEPGDCVLLSPACASLDQFANYQERGEVFRRWVRRHLAEEEA; via the coding sequence ATGGTCAAGGTGCCGACAGGCGTCACCCTGGTGGTCGGGCTCGGGATCTCGGGGCGCGCCATCTGTCGCCATCTGGAGCGCCAGCGGGTGCCCTACATGGTGGCCGACACCCGTGCCGTGCCGCCGGGCATCGACGACTTTCATGCCGCCCACCCCGGCGTGGCCATCCACTGCGGCCCGCTGACCGCCCTCGACCTCTCCGAGGTGGAGGAGGTGGTGGTGAGCCCCGGCATCGACCCGCGCACCCCGGGCCTCGACGTCCTGGACGGGCGCCTCCGCGAGGCCACCGGCGAGCCGCTGGTGATCGGCGAGATCGCGCTCTTCGTGCGCGCCGCCCGGGCGCCCATCGCGGCCATCACCGGCTCCAACGCCAAGTCCACCGTGACCACCCTGGTGGGGGAGATGGCCGTCGAGGCCGGTCGTCGCGTGGCGGTGGGGGGCAACCTGGGCACCCCGGCCCTGGACCTGCTCGCCGACGAGCCCGATGCCGATTTCTACGTGCTGGAGCTCTCCAGCTTCCAGCTCGAGACCACACCCAGGCTCGGTGCCGAGAGTGCGGCCTTTCTCAACCTCTCCGAGGATCACCTGGACCGCCACGGCGACATGGCCGGCTATCGGGCCGCCAAGCTCGGCATCTTCCGCGGGGCGCGTCACGGGGTGGTCAACGCCGAGGACCCCAACACCTGGCCGGAGCAGCGGCTGCCCTTTCAGGACAGCTTTACCACCCGCCCACCCGAGGCCGGCGAGTGGGGCATCGGCCGCCACCGGGATGCCGACTGGCTGATGCATGGCGACACGCCGCTGATGCCCGCCGCCGAGGTGCGCCTGGCCGGTCGCCACAACCAGGCCAATGCCCTGGCCGCGCTCGCCATGGGGCGCCGGCTGGGCCTGCCCATGGAGCCGATGTGCCGGGTGCTGCGGCGCTTTCCGGGGTTGCCCCATCGTGGCGAGGTGGTGGCCGAGGTGGGCGGCGTGCGCTGGATCAACGACTCCAAGGGCACCAACGTGGGGGCCACCCTGGCCGCCATCGCCGGGCTCGGCCCGACCCTGGCGGGCCGCCTGATCCTGCTGGCCGGCGGCGTCGGCAAGGGGGCCGACTTCGCCCCCCTGGCCGAGCCCCTGGCCCGCCATGGCCGCGAGGCGATCCTCTTCGGCCTCGATGCCGAGCGCCTGGCGCGCGCCTTGCGCGGGCGGCTGCCGCTGACCGAGGTGGAGGACCTGGCCGCGGCCATGGCCCGGGCCGCCGAGATCGCCGAGCCCGGCGACTGCGTGCTGCTCTCGCCGGCCTGCGCGAGCCTCGACCAGTTCGCCAACTACCAGGAGCGGGGCGAGGTGTTTCGGCGCTGGGTGCGCCGCCACCTGGCCGAGGAGGAGGCATGA
- the mraY gene encoding phospho-N-acetylmuramoyl-pentapeptide-transferase, which produces MLLYLAEFLAQYFSAFNVFNYLTLRMILGTITALGLCLWLGPVMIRRLVERQIGQAVRDDGPQSHLSKAGTPTMGGAMILMAIAVSTLLWGDLGNHYVWIVLGVTLGFGAIGWVDDYRKVVEKNPRGLPARWKYLWQSVVGLAAAVLLYATAASPVETSLIVPLFKDVVVPMGVFFIVLTYFVIVGSSNAVNLTDGLDGLAIMPTVLVAMGLAVFAYATGNAVFANYLQIPFIPGAGELAVFCATIAGAGLGFLWFNTYPAQVFMGDVGALALGAARWACGAVIVRQEIVLFIMGGIFVMETISVILQVGSYKLTGRRIFRMAPLHHHYELKGWPEPRVIVRFWIITVVLVLIGLATLKVR; this is translated from the coding sequence ATGCTGCTCTATCTGGCTGAGTTCCTGGCGCAATACTTCAGCGCCTTCAACGTCTTCAACTACCTGACCCTGCGCATGATCCTGGGCACCATCACCGCCCTCGGGCTCTGCCTGTGGCTGGGGCCGGTGATGATCCGCCGCCTGGTCGAGCGCCAGATCGGGCAGGCGGTGCGCGACGACGGCCCCCAGTCACACCTCTCCAAGGCCGGCACGCCCACCATGGGCGGGGCCATGATCCTGATGGCCATCGCCGTCAGTACCCTGCTGTGGGGCGATCTCGGCAACCACTACGTCTGGATCGTGCTGGGCGTGACCCTGGGCTTCGGGGCCATCGGCTGGGTCGACGACTATCGCAAGGTGGTGGAGAAGAACCCCCGCGGCCTGCCCGCGCGCTGGAAGTACCTGTGGCAGTCGGTGGTCGGCCTGGCCGCCGCGGTGCTGCTCTACGCCACCGCGGCCTCGCCGGTGGAGACCAGCCTGATCGTGCCGCTGTTCAAGGACGTGGTGGTGCCGATGGGGGTGTTCTTCATCGTGCTGACCTACTTCGTGATCGTCGGCAGCTCCAACGCGGTGAACCTCACCGACGGCCTCGACGGCCTGGCGATCATGCCCACCGTGCTGGTGGCCATGGGGCTGGCGGTGTTCGCCTACGCCACCGGCAATGCGGTGTTCGCCAACTACCTGCAGATCCCCTTCATTCCCGGGGCCGGGGAGCTGGCCGTCTTCTGCGCCACCATCGCCGGCGCGGGGCTCGGCTTCCTGTGGTTCAACACCTACCCCGCCCAGGTCTTCATGGGGGACGTGGGGGCCCTGGCGCTGGGGGCGGCGCGCTGGGCGTGTGGGGCGGTGATCGTGCGCCAGGAGATCGTGCTCTTCATCATGGGCGGCATCTTCGTGATGGAGACCATCTCGGTGATCCTGCAGGTGGGCTCCTACAAGCTCACCGGCCGGCGCATCTTCCGCATGGCCCCGCTGCACCATCACTATGAGCTCAAGGGCTGGCCCGAGCCGCGGGTCATCGTGCGTTTCTGGATCATCACCGTGGTGCTGGTGCTCATCGGCCTGGCCACCCTCAAGGTGCGCTGA
- a CDS encoding UDP-N-acetylmuramoyl-tripeptide--D-alanyl-D-alanine ligase has product MSRCGLTTLAEVAEALGLEAPAADLPIGAIVTDTRRLSPGSLFVALRGERFDAHDFLDEARAAGAAAALVEAGAMAERGDVEGMALLEVADTRLALGLLGRARRRAWGGPLVVVTGNSGKTTVKEMLAVILARRGATLATRGNLNNDFGAPLTLLELAPEHRQAVVELGANHLGEIAWTSVLAEPGVAVITNVTGAHVGEFGGMGRIAQAKGEILAGLPTDGVAVLNRDDAYFATWARLAAPREVRDFGLDPRARVTARALACDALGRYAFTLVADGVELGRVQLGLLGRHNVANALAAAAAALAMGLAPEEVVAGLGEVVPMPGRLSVVPGINGSRLLDDTYNANPGAVRAALDLLVTLPGPHWCLLGAMGELGEASERLHAEIGDYARKLGIDFLGTCGEAARAASHAFGAGGCHFQEREALVRHALHHLPPGASVLVKGSRSAAMEQVVTALRQDRSR; this is encoded by the coding sequence ATGAGCCGCTGCGGATTGACCACCCTGGCCGAGGTGGCCGAGGCGCTGGGCCTCGAGGCACCGGCGGCCGACCTGCCCATCGGTGCGATCGTCACCGATACCCGCCGGCTGAGCCCGGGCAGCCTGTTCGTCGCCCTGCGCGGCGAGCGCTTCGATGCCCACGACTTCCTCGACGAGGCCCGGGCGGCCGGCGCCGCGGCGGCGCTGGTCGAGGCCGGCGCCATGGCCGAGAGGGGCGACGTGGAGGGCATGGCGCTGCTCGAGGTGGCCGATACCCGCCTGGCCCTGGGGCTGCTCGGCCGCGCCCGGCGCCGCGCCTGGGGCGGCCCTCTGGTGGTGGTGACCGGCAACAGCGGCAAGACCACCGTCAAGGAGATGCTGGCCGTCATCCTGGCTCGGCGGGGGGCGACGCTGGCCACCCGGGGCAACCTCAACAACGACTTCGGTGCGCCGCTGACCCTGCTCGAGCTCGCCCCCGAGCACCGCCAGGCGGTGGTGGAGCTCGGCGCCAACCACCTCGGAGAGATCGCCTGGACCAGCGTGCTGGCCGAGCCCGGGGTGGCGGTGATCACCAACGTCACCGGCGCCCACGTCGGCGAGTTCGGCGGCATGGGGCGCATCGCCCAGGCCAAGGGCGAGATCCTCGCCGGCCTGCCGACCGACGGCGTGGCGGTGCTCAATCGCGACGACGCCTACTTCGCCACCTGGGCGCGCCTCGCCGCGCCGCGGGAGGTGCGCGACTTCGGCCTCGATCCCCGCGCCCGGGTCACCGCCCGGGCGCTGGCCTGCGATGCCCTGGGGCGCTATGCTTTCACGCTTGTCGCCGACGGGGTCGAGCTGGGCCGCGTGCAGCTGGGCCTGCTCGGGCGCCACAACGTGGCCAATGCCCTGGCCGCGGCGGCGGCGGCGCTGGCCATGGGCCTGGCCCCCGAGGAGGTGGTGGCAGGCCTTGGCGAGGTGGTGCCGATGCCGGGACGGCTCTCCGTCGTGCCGGGCATCAACGGTTCACGCCTGCTGGATGATACCTATAATGCCAACCCCGGCGCGGTGAGGGCGGCACTCGACCTGCTGGTCACGCTGCCCGGCCCCCACTGGTGCCTGCTGGGCGCCATGGGGGAGCTGGGGGAGGCGTCCGAGCGGCTGCACGCCGAGATCGGAGATTACGCACGGAAACTGGGAATCGACTTCCTCGGCACCTGCGGCGAGGCGGCCCGCGCCGCCTCCCATGCCTTCGGCGCAGGCGGGTGCCACTTCCAGGAGCGCGAGGCGCTGGTGCGTCACGCCCTCCACCATCTTCCTCCCGGCGCCAGCGTGCTGGTCAAGGGATCGCGCAGTGCCGCCATGGAGCAGGTGGTGACGGCACTGCGTCAGGATCGATCAAGGTGA
- a CDS encoding UDP-N-acetylmuramoyl-L-alanyl-D-glutamate--2,6-diaminopimelate ligase → MQVTPSRLTATLQRLWPEARPLPELAVATLGLATDSRRAGPGTLFVAVPGVAADGRDFIAAALAAGACAVLCHSGDERACPDDPRVVPLPGLRERLGELGRELFAVPDSLELIGVTGTNGKSSVTHYIAELSEALGVSAGLVGTLGCGRLGALHDGGLTTPGPLALQAALAELADAGVRRVAMEVSSHALEQGRLDGCRLAAAVFTNLTRDHLDYHGSMAAYAAAKARLFRREELRLAVVNADDSLARLMLAGLPGGQEGRVRVLATGTDEAVTFRVIDWHPHGAGQRALVATPEGERVLETSLLGRFNLDNVLLAIATLYGLGHPIGALFDAAAGLAPVPGRMEALVRPGAPTVVIDYAHTPDALDNALAALRAHRPADGRLWCLFGCGGDRDPGKRALMAAAAERHADRLVVTDDNPRGEDPAAIRAAVLAGLSADARRQALEIAGRGAAIARVLADADAEDLVLIAGKGHETYQEIAGVRHPFSDLVEAERALAARAPAGGEATP, encoded by the coding sequence ATGCAGGTGACCCCCTCTCGCCTGACGGCGACCCTCCAGCGCCTCTGGCCCGAGGCGCGCCCCTTGCCTGAACTCGCCGTAGCGACCCTCGGGCTCGCGACCGACAGCCGCCGTGCCGGGCCGGGCACGCTGTTCGTGGCGGTGCCCGGGGTGGCCGCCGATGGCCGCGACTTCATCGCGGCGGCGCTGGCAGCCGGGGCCTGTGCGGTGCTCTGCCACTCGGGCGATGAGCGCGCCTGCCCCGACGACCCACGCGTGGTGCCGCTGCCCGGCCTGCGCGAGCGGCTGGGGGAGCTGGGGCGCGAGCTCTTCGCGGTGCCGGACAGCCTGGAGCTGATTGGCGTCACCGGCACCAACGGCAAGAGCTCGGTGACCCACTATATCGCCGAGCTGAGTGAGGCGCTGGGAGTGTCGGCGGGGCTCGTGGGTACCCTGGGGTGCGGGCGCCTGGGTGCGCTGCACGACGGCGGCCTGACCACGCCGGGGCCGCTGGCGCTGCAGGCGGCGCTGGCCGAGCTGGCCGATGCGGGTGTTCGCCGGGTGGCCATGGAGGTCTCCTCCCACGCCCTGGAGCAGGGGCGCCTCGACGGCTGCCGGCTGGCCGCGGCGGTCTTCACCAACCTGACCCGCGACCACCTCGACTATCACGGCAGCATGGCCGCCTACGCCGCGGCCAAGGCCAGGCTCTTTCGCCGTGAGGAGCTGCGCCTTGCCGTGGTCAACGCCGATGACTCCCTGGCCCGGCTGATGCTGGCCGGGCTCCCCGGTGGTCAGGAGGGGCGGGTGCGCGTGCTGGCCACCGGTACCGACGAGGCGGTGACCTTCCGGGTCATCGACTGGCACCCCCACGGCGCCGGCCAGCGGGCGCTGGTGGCGACCCCCGAGGGGGAGCGGGTGTTGGAGACCTCGCTGCTCGGCCGCTTCAACCTGGACAACGTGCTGCTGGCCATCGCCACCCTCTACGGGCTGGGCCACCCCATCGGCGCGCTGTTCGACGCCGCCGCGGGCCTCGCCCCGGTGCCGGGGCGCATGGAGGCGCTGGTGCGCCCCGGCGCTCCTACCGTGGTGATCGACTACGCCCACACCCCCGACGCCCTGGACAACGCCCTGGCCGCCCTGCGCGCCCACCGGCCGGCGGATGGCCGGCTGTGGTGTCTGTTCGGCTGCGGCGGCGACCGCGACCCCGGCAAGCGGGCGCTGATGGCGGCCGCCGCCGAGCGCCATGCCGACCGCCTGGTGGTCACCGACGACAACCCCCGCGGGGAGGATCCGGCCGCGATCCGCGCAGCGGTGCTGGCGGGGCTCTCCGCCGACGCGCGCCGGCAGGCGCTGGAGATCGCCGGGCGTGGCGCGGCGATCGCCCGGGTGCTGGCCGATGCCGATGCCGAGGACCTGGTGCTGATCGCCGGCAAGGGCCACGAGACCTACCAGGAGATCGCCGGCGTGCGTCACCCCTTCTCGGACCTGGTCGAGGCCGAACGCGCACTGGCCGCCCGGGCGCCTGCCGGCGGGGAGGCGACGCCATGA
- a CDS encoding peptidoglycan D,D-transpeptidase FtsI family protein yields the protein MSTEVRGGVSPRRPPPMAPMGGLRYGLMLAIVLLGLGLLVGRIVILHVVDRPFLQGQGDARTLRTDPIPAHRGMISDRNSEPLAISTPVVTLWANPQDVPEDPIQRLQLARALGMELDDLDARLERFASREFMFLRRQLTPEAAQRVLDLRIPGVYRQDEYKRYYPAGEVTAQLLGVTNVDDVGQEGLELAYQFYLAGEPGQRRVLKDRRGRLVRDLEVLREARPGGELTLSIDQRLQYMAYRELKAAVAEHDADGGVVVMMDARTGEVLAMANQPSYNPNNRAGLDPRGLRNQAIVDVFEPGSVMKPLAMAAIMESGQFPRDVVVDTSPGWMRIDRFTIRDIRNYGRLDLAGILEKSSNIGMSKLVLELDDPLVPDLYRRLGFGQSPETGFPGESTGTLPAPVRWSRSQWAALSYGYGLSTSALQLAGAYTAIANHGERLPPSLLKLPEPPPGEPVIDRAVAHDLLRIMEESVQPTTGARRAMVPGYRVAGKTGTVRKTGAGGYVQNAYRSLFAGIAPVSDPRIVTVVMIDHPRGDSYFGGAVAAPVFSRVVGSALRLLDVPPDQRSR from the coding sequence ATGAGCACCGAGGTCCGCGGCGGCGTCTCGCCCCGTCGTCCGCCGCCCATGGCCCCCATGGGGGGGCTGCGCTACGGCCTGATGCTGGCCATCGTGCTACTGGGGCTGGGCCTGCTGGTGGGGCGCATCGTCATCCTCCACGTGGTGGACCGCCCCTTCCTGCAGGGGCAGGGCGACGCCCGCACCCTGCGCACCGACCCGATTCCCGCCCACCGTGGCATGATCAGCGACCGCAACAGCGAACCCCTGGCCATCTCCACGCCGGTGGTCACCCTGTGGGCCAATCCCCAGGATGTCCCGGAGGATCCCATCCAGCGTCTTCAGCTGGCCAGGGCGCTGGGCATGGAGCTCGACGACCTCGACGCGCGCCTGGAGCGCTTCGCCTCCCGGGAGTTCATGTTCCTGCGCCGCCAGCTGACCCCGGAAGCGGCCCAGCGGGTGCTGGACCTGCGCATCCCCGGGGTCTATCGCCAGGACGAGTACAAGCGCTACTACCCGGCGGGGGAGGTGACCGCCCAGCTGCTTGGCGTCACCAATGTCGACGACGTGGGCCAGGAGGGCCTCGAGCTCGCCTACCAGTTCTACCTGGCCGGCGAGCCGGGACAGCGCCGCGTGCTGAAGGACCGTCGCGGGCGCCTGGTGCGCGACCTCGAGGTGCTGCGCGAAGCGCGCCCCGGCGGTGAGCTGACCCTTTCCATCGACCAGCGCCTGCAGTACATGGCCTACCGCGAGCTCAAGGCGGCGGTGGCCGAGCATGACGCCGACGGCGGTGTGGTGGTGATGATGGATGCCCGCACCGGCGAGGTGCTGGCCATGGCCAACCAGCCCTCCTACAACCCCAACAATCGCGCCGGCCTCGATCCCCGCGGCCTGCGCAACCAGGCCATCGTCGACGTCTTCGAGCCCGGCTCGGTGATGAAGCCGCTGGCCATGGCGGCGATCATGGAGAGCGGCCAGTTCCCCCGCGACGTGGTGGTGGACACCTCGCCGGGCTGGATGCGCATCGACCGCTTCACCATCCGCGATATCCGCAACTACGGCCGACTCGACCTGGCGGGCATCCTCGAGAAGTCCTCCAACATCGGCATGTCGAAGCTGGTGCTGGAGCTCGACGACCCCCTGGTGCCGGACCTCTACCGCCGGCTCGGCTTCGGCCAGAGCCCCGAGACCGGCTTTCCCGGCGAGTCCACCGGCACCCTGCCGGCGCCGGTGCGCTGGTCGCGCAGCCAGTGGGCCGCGCTCTCTTATGGCTACGGCCTGTCGACCTCCGCGCTGCAGCTGGCCGGCGCCTACACCGCCATCGCCAACCACGGCGAGCGCCTGCCGCCGTCGCTGCTCAAGCTCCCCGAACCGCCGCCGGGGGAGCCGGTCATCGACCGCGCCGTGGCCCACGACCTGCTGCGCATCATGGAGGAGTCCGTGCAGCCGACCACCGGGGCGCGGCGCGCCATGGTGCCGGGCTACCGGGTGGCCGGGAAGACCGGCACGGTGCGCAAGACCGGTGCCGGCGGCTATGTGCAGAACGCCTATCGCAGCCTCTTCGCCGGTATCGCGCCGGTCTCCGACCCGCGCATCGTCACCGTGGTGATGATCGACCACCCTCGTGGTGACAGCTACTTCGGCGGCGCCGTGGCGGCGCCGGTCTTCTCCCGCGTCGTGGGCAGCGCCCTGCGCCTGCTCGACGTGCCGCCCGACCAGCGCAGCCGCTGA
- the ftsL gene encoding cell division protein FtsL has product MTQGRTSTSGFGWPLAVRPSPSLLLVAALLVASLVSALAVITTTHLTREQYGRLQQLEREQNQLQTEWGQLLLEESAWSSPARIERLAMERLEMRLPDVDEVEVIRP; this is encoded by the coding sequence ATGACACAGGGACGAACGTCGACATCCGGATTCGGCTGGCCGCTGGCAGTGCGGCCCAGCCCCTCCCTGCTGCTGGTGGCCGCCCTGCTGGTGGCCAGCCTGGTCAGCGCCCTGGCGGTGATCACCACCACCCATCTGACCCGTGAACAGTATGGTCGCCTGCAGCAGCTCGAACGCGAGCAGAACCAGTTGCAGACCGAGTGGGGGCAGCTGCTGCTCGAGGAGAGCGCCTGGTCGTCGCCGGCGCGCATCGAGCGCCTGGCCATGGAGCGCCTGGAGATGCGCCTGCCCGATGTCGACGAGGTCGAGGTGATCCGGCCATGA
- the rsmH gene encoding 16S rRNA (cytosine(1402)-N(4))-methyltransferase RsmH: MSSSAPDTASRGFRHASVLLDGAVEALVHDTDGVYLDGTFGRGGHSRAILDRLSPAGRLIAIDRDPEAIAEAAAIDDTRFTIERAEFARLGEIAGQHGVHGQLAGILLDVGVSSPQLDDPERGFSFLRDGPLDMRMDPTQGESAAAFIARASEAELARVFKEYGEERYARRLAKAIVARRGEQPFLRTADLAEVVKTAHPAWEKHKHPATRVFQALRIHVNGELEQLDAALEAALEALAPGGHLVVISFHSLEDRRVKRFIRHHVRGDSHLPRGMPIADTELERRLEALGKAQRAGPEEVEENPRARSAVMRAARKRY, translated from the coding sequence ATGTCGTCATCCGCACCTGATACTGCCTCGCGCGGCTTCCGTCATGCCAGCGTCCTGCTCGACGGCGCCGTGGAGGCCCTGGTGCACGACACCGATGGGGTCTACCTGGACGGCACCTTCGGCCGCGGGGGCCACTCCCGCGCCATCCTTGACCGGCTCTCGCCGGCCGGGCGCCTGATCGCCATCGACCGCGACCCCGAGGCCATCGCCGAGGCCGCGGCCATCGACGACACCCGCTTCACCATCGAGCGCGCGGAGTTCGCCCGCCTGGGCGAGATCGCCGGGCAGCACGGCGTGCACGGCCAGCTGGCCGGCATCCTGCTCGACGTCGGCGTCTCCTCGCCGCAGCTCGACGACCCCGAGCGCGGCTTCAGCTTCCTGCGCGATGGTCCCCTGGACATGCGCATGGACCCCACCCAGGGGGAGAGCGCAGCGGCCTTCATCGCGCGCGCCAGCGAAGCCGAGCTGGCGCGGGTGTTCAAGGAGTACGGCGAGGAGCGCTATGCCCGCCGGCTGGCCAAGGCCATCGTCGCCCGTCGCGGCGAGCAGCCCTTCCTGCGCACCGCGGACCTGGCCGAGGTGGTCAAGACGGCCCACCCTGCCTGGGAGAAGCACAAGCACCCCGCGACGCGGGTCTTCCAGGCGCTGCGCATCCATGTCAACGGTGAGCTCGAGCAGCTCGATGCGGCCCTGGAAGCGGCCCTCGAGGCCCTGGCCCCCGGTGGCCACCTGGTGGTGATCAGCTTCCACTCGCTGGAGGATCGCCGGGTCAAGCGCTTCATTCGCCACCACGTGCGCGGTGATTCCCACCTGCCGCGGGGCATGCCGATTGCCGATACGGAGCTCGAGCGGCGCCTCGAGGCGCTTGGCAAGGCGCAGCGGGCCGGCCCCGAGGAGGTCGAGGAGAACCCCCGGGCACGCAGTGCGGTGATGCGGGCGGCTCGCAAGCGTTACTGA
- the rsmI gene encoding 16S rRNA (cytidine(1402)-2'-O)-methyltransferase, translating to MSDANSASLYVVATPIGNLEDLSPRAARLLGEVALIAAEDTRHTGRLLRHLGLSVPLLSLHEHNEAARVEQLDARLVAGESIALVSDAGTPLISDPGFVLVRELRARGRRIVPVPGACALVAALSAAGLPTDRFTFQGFLPAKGGGRRARLEALAAREETLVFYESPHRIRDTLADLATVVGKRRLVLARELTKAFETFLDGSADELLARMEADPDQARGEFVVMVAGAAPREEEEASVVEGEALLAALLAEGVGVKQAAAVAARVLGGGKKAWYARAQALKGAG from the coding sequence GTGTCAGACGCTAACTCAGCCTCATTGTACGTGGTCGCCACGCCGATTGGGAATCTGGAGGACCTGAGCCCGCGCGCCGCGCGGCTGCTGGGAGAAGTGGCACTGATCGCCGCCGAGGATACCCGCCATACCGGCCGGCTGCTGCGCCACCTGGGGCTCTCGGTGCCGCTGCTCTCGCTGCATGAGCACAACGAGGCGGCGCGGGTCGAGCAGCTGGACGCCCGGCTGGTGGCCGGCGAGTCCATCGCCCTGGTCTCCGACGCCGGCACGCCGCTGATCAGCGACCCGGGCTTCGTGCTGGTGCGCGAGCTGCGCGCCCGGGGGCGGCGCATCGTGCCGGTGCCGGGCGCCTGCGCCCTGGTGGCCGCGCTCTCGGCGGCGGGCCTGCCCACCGACCGCTTCACCTTCCAGGGATTCCTGCCGGCCAAGGGGGGCGGACGCCGCGCGCGCCTCGAGGCGCTGGCCGCCCGGGAGGAGACCCTGGTCTTCTACGAGTCGCCCCACCGCATCCGCGACACCCTGGCCGACCTGGCGACGGTGGTTGGCAAGCGGCGCCTGGTGCTGGCCCGGGAGCTGACCAAGGCCTTCGAGACCTTCCTCGACGGCTCGGCGGACGAGCTGCTGGCGCGCATGGAGGCCGACCCCGACCAGGCCCGCGGCGAGTTCGTGGTGATGGTGGCTGGTGCCGCCCCCCGCGAGGAAGAGGAGGCCTCGGTGGTGGAGGGCGAGGCGCTGCTCGCGGCGCTGCTGGCCGAGGGCGTCGGCGTCAAGCAGGCGGCCGCGGTGGCGGCGCGGGTGCTGGGGGGCGGCAAGAAGGCCTGGTATGCCCGCGCCCAGGCTCTCAAGGGTGCGGGTTGA